The region GTATTCTTAAATACTTCATCGATCACTTGAAGTTTCCAGATTCTTTCGAGTTCCGTCCGGTGTGTTTTGTCGGATTGGGTGGAATGTTCGGGGCACTTCGCCCGGTAGAGCATCTGCAGCAGGTCTTTGGGTATCGCAATGCTTACGTCTATCCCGAGCGTGTTTTTATTATGAATGTGCATAAAATTTTAACTGCTGATGGTCAGGTTCAAGACGAGCTGATTAAGCAGCTTTTAGAAAAACAGGCAAAAGGATTTAAAAAGTTCACCGAAGCCTTAGGTGCTTTTAAAATCGATGCCAATGCTCTTATCGAGCAAAAGAAGCAGAAGTAGCTTCATTCTCGATCAGTTTGCTGTGAATGCGGCCCTCAAAATAGATCAAACCTAAGATCAAGAGGGCTGCAAGTAACCATTTAGAACGAAATATCGAACTAGGTGCCATAGACTCTATGATCTCAAAGAGCCTATTTCGGAAGCAACTAAAGTTCATGTAATTAGCCTGTCTGCGTCATTTTTTGCTGAGCTGACAATACAATAGATCTTCTCTACACTTACGATCTGTGGATAATACAGGTCACCCCCATAAATCGAACGCAAATATTATGATGGTCTCATTGAGCGCGCTTGGCGTGGTCTTTGGGGACATTGGTACAAGCCCTCTTTACGCTCTTCGTGAATGCTTTGGTGGTGAATACGGATTGCATCCGACACCTGAAAATATCATCGGTATTTTGTCTCTTATTTTTTGGACAATGATCATCATGATTTGCGTGAAGTACATGGCTTTCGTCATGCGCGCAGATAATAAAGGTGAAGGTGGAATTCTTTCCTTGATGGCGCTTG is a window of Bdellovibrio bacteriovorus DNA encoding:
- a CDS encoding NADPH-dependent FMN reductase, producing MKYIISGTDRPDSNTLKISKHIQSVYHSLGEQVEIIDLKELKKHLHDDIHYGKTSDAMKPYLDKVLSSEGLIVVCPEYNGSMPGILKYFIDHLKFPDSFEFRPVCFVGLGGMFGALRPVEHLQQVFGYRNAYVYPERVFIMNVHKILTADGQVQDELIKQLLEKQAKGFKKFTEALGAFKIDANALIEQKKQK